A genomic segment from Enoplosus armatus isolate fEnoArm2 chromosome 12, fEnoArm2.hap1, whole genome shotgun sequence encodes:
- the pgbd5 gene encoding piggyBac transposable element-derived protein 5 isoform X1, with protein MAECGRKALSLLEAARSRYESLQISDDVFGESGDDSSDNPFYSTSGDSDSDNYIAEVGEEEHPKHHHQKRHDKESGHSWGAGGSGSSGAGPPGSLSRSQAEEEGWTETLQDVTVPTYKETYGPAQKMPATATALDFFQLFVPDNCIQNMVTQTNMYAKKFQERFGSDEGWRPVTAQEIKAFLGFVTSTSVHRCESVLSIWSSGFFSNRSIALKMSQARFEKILKYFHIVAFRPSQGSNQGLYKIQPFLDSLQQSFSCTFRPSQTQVLHEPLIDEDPVFITTCTERELRKRKKRKFSLWVRQCTSTGFICQISVHLKDGQGTDGLATLKNKPQLHSLVAKQLCQNISGKNTIVFTGPSITSLSLFTEFSKQDIYCCGLLSTRKSDCTGLPQSMLVCGSTPAQRGQSRVMMKGSMSLISWYNKGHFRFLTNGYSPTKQGMIIKRKSGEIPCPLAVEAFAAHLSYICKYDDKYSKYFIFHKPNKTWQQVFWLSISIAINNAYILYKMSDAYTVKRYSRAQFGERLVRELLDLDDCSPTQ; from the exons atggCGGAGTGCGGGCGGAAGGCGCTGTCTCTCCTGGAAGCGGCCCGCTCCCGGTACGAGAGCCTGCAGATATCCGACGACGTGTTCGGCGAGTCCGGGGACGACAGCAGCGACAATCCCTTCTACAGCACCTCCGGAGACTCCGACTCCGACAACTACATAGCCGAGGTAGGCGAGGAGGAGCACCCGAAGCACCACCACCAAAAACGGCACGATAAGGAGAGCGGACACAGCTGGGGAGCAGGAGGTAGCGGGAGCAGCGGAGCCGGTCCCCCGGGCTCTCTGTCCCGTAgtcaggcagaggaggagggctggaCGGAGACTCTGCAGGATGTCACCGTGCCGACGTACAAAGAGACATATG GCCCTGCTCAGAAGATGCCGGCCACCGCCACAGCCTTGGACTTCTTCCAGCTCTTCGTTCCGGACAATTGCATCCAAAACATGGTCACCCAGACTAACATGTATGCCAAGAAGTTCCAGGAGCGCTTCGGCTCAGACGAGGGCTGGCGTCCTGTCACAGCCCAGGAGATAAAGGCCTTCTTGGGCTTCGTCACCTCCACCAGTGTGCACCGCTGCGAGTCGGTGCTCAGCATCTGGAGCTCAGGCTTCTTCAGCAATCGGAGCATCGCCTTGAAGATGAGCCAGGCACGCTTTGAGAAGATCCTCAAGTACTTCCACATCGTGGCTTTCCGGCCGTCACAGGGAAGCAACCAGGGCCTGTACAAGATCCAGCCCTTCTTGGACTCGCTGCAGCAGTCGTTCAGCTGCACGTTCAGACCTTCACAGACACAG gttCTTCATGAGCCCTTGATAGACGAGGATCCAGTGTTCATCACCACCTGTACGGAAAgagagctgaggaagaggaagaagaggaagttcAGCCTCTGGGTCCGACAGTGCACCTCCACCGGATTCATCTGTCAG ATCTCAGTCCATCTGAAGGACGGCCAGGGTACAGACGGTCTGGCCACCTTGAAGAACAAGCCTCAGCTCCACAGCCTCGTTGCCAAGCAGCTCTGCCAGAACATCTCTGGCAAGAACACCATCGTCTTCACCGGGCCGTCCATCACGAGCCTCAGCCTCTTCACCGAATTCAGCAAGCAAG ATATCTACTGTTGTGGTCTGCTGAGCACCAGGAAGAGCGACTGCACAGGCTTACCACAAAGCATGCTGGTCTGCGGCTCCACACCAGCGCAGCGCGGCCAATCACGAGTGATGATGAAAGGCAGCATGTCACTGATCAGCTGGTACAACAAGGGACACTTCAGGTTCCTCACCAACGGTTACTCCCCAACAAAACAAG gtaTGATCATTAAGAGGAAAAGTGGGGAGATCCCATGTCCCTTGGCTGTTGAGGCCTTCGCCGCACACCTCAGCTACATCTGCAAATACGACGACAAGTACAGCAA GTACTTTATCTTCCATAAGCCCAACAAGACCTGGCAGCAGGTGTTCTGGTTGAGCATCAGCATCGCCATCAACAACGCGTACATCCTCTACAAGATGTCTGACGCCTACACGGTTAAACGCTACAGCCGAGCGCAGTTTGGAGAGAGACTGGTCAGGGAGCTGCTGGATTTAGACGACTGCTCCCCcacacagtga
- the pgbd5 gene encoding piggyBac transposable element-derived protein 5 isoform X2, with protein sequence MAECGRKALSLLEAARSRYESLQISDDVFGESGDDSSDNPFYSTSGDSDSDNYIAEVGEEDWGAGGSGSSGAGPPGSLSRSQAEEEGWTETLQDVTVPTYKETYGPAQKMPATATALDFFQLFVPDNCIQNMVTQTNMYAKKFQERFGSDEGWRPVTAQEIKAFLGFVTSTSVHRCESVLSIWSSGFFSNRSIALKMSQARFEKILKYFHIVAFRPSQGSNQGLYKIQPFLDSLQQSFSCTFRPSQTQVLHEPLIDEDPVFITTCTERELRKRKKRKFSLWVRQCTSTGFICQISVHLKDGQGTDGLATLKNKPQLHSLVAKQLCQNISGKNTIVFTGPSITSLSLFTEFSKQDIYCCGLLSTRKSDCTGLPQSMLVCGSTPAQRGQSRVMMKGSMSLISWYNKGHFRFLTNGYSPTKQGMIIKRKSGEIPCPLAVEAFAAHLSYICKYDDKYSKYFIFHKPNKTWQQVFWLSISIAINNAYILYKMSDAYTVKRYSRAQFGERLVRELLDLDDCSPTQ encoded by the exons atggCGGAGTGCGGGCGGAAGGCGCTGTCTCTCCTGGAAGCGGCCCGCTCCCGGTACGAGAGCCTGCAGATATCCGACGACGTGTTCGGCGAGTCCGGGGACGACAGCAGCGACAATCCCTTCTACAGCACCTCCGGAGACTCCGACTCCGACAACTACATAGCCGAGGTAGGCGAGGAGGA CTGGGGAGCAGGAGGTAGCGGGAGCAGCGGAGCCGGTCCCCCGGGCTCTCTGTCCCGTAgtcaggcagaggaggagggctggaCGGAGACTCTGCAGGATGTCACCGTGCCGACGTACAAAGAGACATATG GCCCTGCTCAGAAGATGCCGGCCACCGCCACAGCCTTGGACTTCTTCCAGCTCTTCGTTCCGGACAATTGCATCCAAAACATGGTCACCCAGACTAACATGTATGCCAAGAAGTTCCAGGAGCGCTTCGGCTCAGACGAGGGCTGGCGTCCTGTCACAGCCCAGGAGATAAAGGCCTTCTTGGGCTTCGTCACCTCCACCAGTGTGCACCGCTGCGAGTCGGTGCTCAGCATCTGGAGCTCAGGCTTCTTCAGCAATCGGAGCATCGCCTTGAAGATGAGCCAGGCACGCTTTGAGAAGATCCTCAAGTACTTCCACATCGTGGCTTTCCGGCCGTCACAGGGAAGCAACCAGGGCCTGTACAAGATCCAGCCCTTCTTGGACTCGCTGCAGCAGTCGTTCAGCTGCACGTTCAGACCTTCACAGACACAG gttCTTCATGAGCCCTTGATAGACGAGGATCCAGTGTTCATCACCACCTGTACGGAAAgagagctgaggaagaggaagaagaggaagttcAGCCTCTGGGTCCGACAGTGCACCTCCACCGGATTCATCTGTCAG ATCTCAGTCCATCTGAAGGACGGCCAGGGTACAGACGGTCTGGCCACCTTGAAGAACAAGCCTCAGCTCCACAGCCTCGTTGCCAAGCAGCTCTGCCAGAACATCTCTGGCAAGAACACCATCGTCTTCACCGGGCCGTCCATCACGAGCCTCAGCCTCTTCACCGAATTCAGCAAGCAAG ATATCTACTGTTGTGGTCTGCTGAGCACCAGGAAGAGCGACTGCACAGGCTTACCACAAAGCATGCTGGTCTGCGGCTCCACACCAGCGCAGCGCGGCCAATCACGAGTGATGATGAAAGGCAGCATGTCACTGATCAGCTGGTACAACAAGGGACACTTCAGGTTCCTCACCAACGGTTACTCCCCAACAAAACAAG gtaTGATCATTAAGAGGAAAAGTGGGGAGATCCCATGTCCCTTGGCTGTTGAGGCCTTCGCCGCACACCTCAGCTACATCTGCAAATACGACGACAAGTACAGCAA GTACTTTATCTTCCATAAGCCCAACAAGACCTGGCAGCAGGTGTTCTGGTTGAGCATCAGCATCGCCATCAACAACGCGTACATCCTCTACAAGATGTCTGACGCCTACACGGTTAAACGCTACAGCCGAGCGCAGTTTGGAGAGAGACTGGTCAGGGAGCTGCTGGATTTAGACGACTGCTCCCCcacacagtga